The following coding sequences lie in one Novipirellula aureliae genomic window:
- a CDS encoding outer membrane protein assembly factor BamB family protein, protein MTPNDRYKIAFRTSIITGVFAVIVALLLINDYARRAEEDPLSGAIYTEMRDELRNDPNNEALQASFRELDAELREVYFDQRSFTYWGAWLLLLSSSATIGLGKWAAVLRRRLPDPRSTPQEHREAADEVDSRTGRYAVAGLAALTVVVAFGFFAAMENRFASINLVSPHLVSAERQAESVAQPATAAAEAAAELDEAKTENQPSLPSEAERRENWPRFRGPHGLGIVSDQSVRIEFDAESGDGVVWQSDVPLPGNNSPIIWGNRIFLSGATEEKREVICFATETGERLWSQEVPSTPESTAEVPEVMDDTGYAAPTMATDGRSVFAIFANGDIGAFDFEGKLTWSRSLGIPINNYGHASSLTTFENLLIVQFDQGHEGDALSKLLALDVQSGETVWEANREEVPNSWATPIIVDVAGEPQLIVCGPPSVVAYSPRDGSEIWRAECLDGDVGPSPVSVDGIVVVANEMPGVTAIKADGEGDVTETHLLWENYYGAPALCSPLATEKMVFLLTSDGLLCAYDLQGAEDPIWEHEIDASFSSSPTMIDNHLHLIDTDGKVYVLDTTMEGCTTIAESNLGDECVTSPAVKDGRMYFRTKSKLICIGK, encoded by the coding sequence ATGACTCCTAACGACCGGTACAAAATAGCTTTCCGCACATCCATCATCACAGGCGTGTTCGCCGTCATCGTTGCACTGCTATTGATCAATGATTACGCGCGCCGGGCCGAAGAGGATCCGCTAAGTGGTGCGATCTACACGGAAATGCGAGACGAGTTAAGGAACGATCCTAATAACGAAGCGTTGCAAGCCTCGTTTCGTGAGCTTGATGCGGAACTTCGAGAAGTCTATTTCGACCAACGAAGTTTTACCTATTGGGGCGCTTGGCTATTGCTGCTAAGCTCATCCGCAACCATCGGACTCGGGAAATGGGCTGCTGTACTACGTCGTCGTTTACCGGATCCACGATCGACACCGCAAGAACATCGAGAGGCAGCCGATGAAGTGGATAGCCGAACGGGTCGCTACGCTGTCGCTGGTCTAGCGGCGCTAACCGTCGTTGTCGCTTTCGGTTTTTTTGCAGCGATGGAGAATCGATTTGCGTCAATCAATTTGGTTAGTCCCCACTTGGTATCGGCAGAGAGACAGGCGGAATCGGTAGCCCAACCGGCAACCGCTGCAGCAGAGGCAGCAGCAGAGTTAGATGAAGCCAAAACGGAGAACCAACCATCGCTGCCGAGTGAAGCAGAACGGCGAGAGAACTGGCCGCGGTTTCGTGGGCCGCATGGGCTGGGGATCGTTTCGGATCAATCGGTACGGATTGAGTTTGATGCCGAGTCGGGTGATGGAGTGGTTTGGCAATCCGATGTTCCGCTACCCGGCAACAATTCGCCAATCATTTGGGGAAACCGGATTTTTCTATCAGGCGCGACCGAAGAGAAACGGGAAGTGATCTGTTTCGCGACTGAAACAGGTGAACGGCTATGGAGCCAAGAAGTTCCATCCACTCCCGAAAGCACGGCGGAAGTCCCCGAGGTGATGGATGATACCGGTTACGCCGCTCCGACGATGGCGACCGACGGACGAAGTGTGTTTGCCATTTTTGCAAACGGTGACATCGGAGCGTTTGATTTTGAGGGCAAGCTGACTTGGTCTCGGAGTTTAGGCATACCCATAAACAATTACGGACACGCGTCATCCTTGACAACGTTTGAAAACTTGCTGATTGTACAATTTGACCAGGGGCATGAAGGGGATGCTCTATCGAAGCTCTTGGCTTTGGATGTTCAATCGGGTGAAACGGTTTGGGAGGCAAATCGCGAAGAGGTCCCGAATTCTTGGGCGACTCCAATTATCGTAGACGTCGCCGGTGAACCTCAATTGATCGTCTGCGGTCCGCCTTCTGTCGTCGCCTATTCGCCGCGAGATGGGAGCGAGATTTGGCGAGCGGAGTGCTTGGATGGCGACGTCGGACCATCGCCCGTCTCTGTCGATGGCATCGTTGTGGTGGCGAACGAGATGCCGGGAGTGACCGCGATCAAAGCGGATGGGGAAGGGGACGTCACCGAGACACATCTGCTGTGGGAAAACTACTATGGAGCCCCGGCTTTGTGCAGTCCATTGGCGACTGAGAAGATGGTCTTCTTGTTGACCTCGGACGGGCTGCTTTGCGCATATGATTTACAGGGAGCCGAGGACCCGATTTGGGAGCATGAAATCGATGCTTCGTTCTCGTCATCGCCAACGATGATCGACAATCATTTGCATTTAATCGACACGGATGGCAAGGTTTATGTTTTGGACACAACGATGGAAGGATGCACGACGATTGCCGAAAGCAATTTGGGTGACGAGTGTGTGACGAGCCCAGCGGTGAAGGACGGACGGATGTATTTCCGGACGAAATCAAAGTTGATATGTATCGGGAAGTAG
- a CDS encoding 4Fe-4S binding protein, whose protein sequence is MNQSSSVYKIRIFLVLGALCLSSSVAVGSELIPVPEFTNHDVPITLPSNPDSPIWEWLNVGLLVIALSLASYLAIVSRSRRGLFALAVASLLWFGFARGGCVCAIGAVQNVTLGMFDSSYAIPWTVIAIFVLPLVYTLFFGRTFCAAVCPLGAIQEVVAVRPVRVPSWLDHSLGLVPYIYLGLAILYAATGTAFIICRYDPFVAMFRMSGNVNMLIFGGSILLLGVFIGRPYCRYLCPYGAILGVLSKGSKWHGRIAPETCIQCHLCENSCPYGAIATPTRPIHKSERVKARGRLAKSLLSVPVLIICGVLVGLLLKTPLSKLDADVRLAERIIQEDAGEVEGMTDASEAFRNTGQPTSALIERAIGQRELFGWLGMALGGWVGLVVGVKFVTLSIRRRRVDYEPDRARCVSCARCYWYCPGEHVRQGLVGDVSQLVSIETTGDPR, encoded by the coding sequence ATGAACCAGTCATCTTCGGTCTACAAAATTCGTATCTTCCTGGTATTGGGGGCTCTCTGCTTGTCGAGTTCGGTAGCGGTCGGTTCGGAATTGATTCCCGTTCCCGAGTTTACGAACCACGACGTTCCGATTACGCTTCCATCGAATCCTGACAGTCCGATATGGGAGTGGCTGAACGTAGGGCTGCTTGTCATCGCCTTGTCGCTGGCGTCCTATTTGGCGATTGTCAGCCGATCACGCCGTGGATTGTTCGCATTGGCCGTGGCGTCGCTGCTATGGTTTGGTTTCGCACGGGGCGGTTGTGTGTGCGCGATCGGGGCAGTGCAAAATGTAACGCTCGGCATGTTCGACTCCAGCTACGCGATTCCCTGGACCGTGATCGCGATCTTTGTTTTGCCGCTCGTCTATACACTGTTTTTCGGACGCACGTTTTGTGCAGCGGTTTGTCCACTCGGGGCAATTCAAGAAGTGGTCGCCGTTCGTCCGGTTCGCGTTCCCTCTTGGCTCGATCATTCGCTCGGGTTGGTCCCTTATATCTATCTCGGTTTGGCGATTCTTTACGCTGCGACCGGCACGGCGTTCATTATCTGCCGCTACGATCCATTCGTCGCGATGTTCCGCATGAGCGGTAACGTCAACATGTTGATCTTCGGCGGGTCGATCTTGTTGTTGGGGGTATTCATCGGACGTCCCTATTGCCGCTATCTGTGTCCCTACGGTGCGATTTTGGGTGTATTGTCGAAGGGTTCGAAGTGGCACGGACGTATTGCACCGGAGACGTGTATCCAATGCCACCTTTGTGAAAACAGCTGCCCCTACGGTGCGATCGCGACGCCGACTCGACCGATTCATAAATCAGAACGTGTAAAGGCTCGCGGTCGATTGGCCAAATCGCTTTTATCAGTGCCCGTACTAATCATTTGTGGTGTTCTGGTTGGTTTGTTGCTCAAAACGCCTCTTTCAAAGTTGGACGCGGATGTTCGTTTGGCGGAACGGATCATTCAAGAAGATGCAGGCGAAGTCGAAGGGATGACGGACGCCAGCGAAGCGTTTCGGAATACGGGGCAACCCACTTCGGCCTTGATCGAGCGCGCTATCGGTCAGCGTGAACTCTTTGGTTGGCTCGGCATGGCTCTGGGGGGATGGGTCGGCTTGGTGGTCGGCGTCAAGTTCGTGACGCTGTCGATTCGCCGTCGACGAGTCGATTATGAACCGGACCGGGCACGATGTGTATCCTGTGCGCGATGCTATTGGTATTGTCCGGGCGAGCATGTTCGCCAAGGTTTAGTCGGCGACGTTTCGCAATTGGTTTCCATCGAAACAACGGGAGATCCTCGATGA
- a CDS encoding ferredoxin, protein MDTNSFDSGKQDRRRFMADALRTGGVVAMASAGGFLVGRRSEGEPMVWQLDPDRCTACGNCATHCVLDVSAVKCYNCFDMCGFCDVCTGYFEMNYKSLDTAAENQACPTGAIVRKFVEEKSGQRFYEYTIDEPICIGCAKCVEGCALMNGSLYLQIDHQKCLNCNECAIATACPTEAFYRIPQSQSEILKERAAAVYQARGSQTKRVIERDAEQTGTEIDQVKEAEANELLARAERQRVWRASQQKGSDSQEPSFQ, encoded by the coding sequence ATGGATACCAATAGCTTTGATTCGGGCAAACAGGATCGTCGCCGGTTCATGGCCGATGCCTTGCGCACCGGTGGCGTCGTTGCGATGGCCAGTGCGGGCGGTTTTTTGGTTGGTCGCCGTAGCGAAGGCGAGCCGATGGTATGGCAGCTTGATCCCGATAGGTGTACCGCATGTGGTAATTGTGCGACGCATTGTGTTTTGGACGTCTCGGCCGTTAAGTGCTACAACTGTTTCGATATGTGTGGGTTCTGTGACGTCTGTACCGGCTATTTTGAGATGAACTACAAATCGCTCGATACGGCCGCTGAGAACCAAGCCTGCCCAACGGGCGCAATCGTTCGCAAGTTTGTCGAAGAGAAATCGGGGCAGCGATTTTACGAATACACGATCGACGAACCAATCTGTATCGGTTGCGCCAAGTGTGTCGAGGGCTGCGCGTTGATGAACGGTTCGTTGTACTTGCAGATCGATCATCAAAAGTGCTTGAACTGTAATGAATGTGCTATCGCAACGGCATGTCCAACCGAAGCCTTCTACCGAATCCCTCAAAGCCAATCGGAAATATTGAAGGAACGTGCGGCGGCCGTTTACCAAGCGCGCGGTTCGCAGACGAAACGAGTCATTGAGCGTGATGCTGAACAAACCGGCACAGAGATTGATCAGGTCAAGGAAGCGGAAGCCAACGAGTTACTTGCCCGTGCCGAACGACAACGAGTGTGGAGAGCGAGCCAACAAAAGGGAAGTGATTCGCAGGAGCCTTCTTTCCAATGA